Proteins from a single region of Corynebacterium pseudogenitalium:
- a CDS encoding amino acid permease: MTSRSSKPKGLTHRHIHFIALGSAIGTGLFYGSAGAIQAAGPSVLLVYLLGGAVVYFMLRALGEMSVQHPVRGSFAVYTREHLGGLGGYITGWMFAFEMMIVCLADLTAIGIYMKFWFPDTPAWVWITTTLLVIGAANLASVRWFGELEFAFTLIKVVAVMAMIVGGAAILAFGLGTDPETTGISNLWNDGGFFPNGIEGMIAAFILVLFAFGGTEIIGVAGTEADDPDRSIPKAVNTVPLRILLFYVLAILVILMLNPWRAMTGEESPFVQIFDTLGVNWAAALLNLVVITAALSAINADLFGTGRVLTGLAKEGLAPKIMKRTIRDIPVMTTITLLLVLIIGVVLNALYPNIFETIAALATFATVFVWLMILLAHVASRRNMSAAERETLSFPVPFWPYGQWFAIIFILFTFGIMVWLPQYHMALAVGVAFVVIMTVLYFVTGRPKAVAAAHVTYEMK, from the coding sequence ATGACTTCCCGCTCGTCGAAGCCCAAGGGGCTTACACACCGCCATATCCACTTCATCGCCCTCGGCTCGGCGATCGGCACCGGGCTCTTCTACGGCTCCGCCGGCGCGATTCAGGCCGCCGGCCCCTCGGTGCTCCTCGTATACTTACTCGGAGGGGCCGTCGTCTACTTTATGTTGCGCGCCCTGGGCGAGATGAGTGTGCAGCACCCGGTTCGTGGGTCGTTCGCGGTGTACACCAGGGAGCACCTTGGTGGCCTGGGCGGGTACATTACCGGGTGGATGTTCGCATTCGAGATGATGATCGTCTGCCTTGCGGACTTGACTGCCATCGGCATTTATATGAAGTTCTGGTTCCCGGACACCCCAGCATGGGTATGGATTACCACTACCCTGCTGGTCATTGGTGCGGCGAACCTCGCATCCGTGCGCTGGTTCGGCGAGCTGGAGTTCGCATTCACGCTCATTAAGGTCGTCGCCGTAATGGCGATGATCGTCGGCGGTGCTGCCATCCTCGCATTTGGTTTGGGTACCGACCCAGAGACGACCGGAATCTCTAACCTCTGGAACGACGGTGGCTTCTTCCCGAACGGCATCGAAGGCATGATCGCAGCGTTCATCCTCGTACTCTTCGCCTTCGGCGGAACTGAGATCATCGGCGTCGCCGGCACCGAAGCAGACGATCCGGACCGCTCGATCCCGAAGGCCGTCAACACCGTACCGCTGCGCATCCTTCTGTTCTATGTCCTCGCCATCCTGGTTATCTTGATGCTCAACCCGTGGCGTGCAATGACTGGTGAAGAAAGCCCCTTCGTTCAGATCTTTGACACACTTGGCGTGAACTGGGCCGCTGCACTGCTCAACTTGGTGGTCATCACTGCTGCCCTTTCTGCAATTAATGCAGACCTGTTCGGCACTGGGCGCGTTCTTACTGGCCTGGCGAAGGAAGGCCTAGCCCCGAAGATCATGAAGCGCACCATCCGCGACATCCCAGTAATGACGACCATTACCCTGTTGCTCGTACTCATCATCGGCGTGGTGCTCAACGCGCTCTATCCGAACATCTTCGAGACCATCGCAGCGCTGGCCACCTTCGCAACCGTGTTTGTGTGGCTGATGATCCTGCTGGCACACGTCGCATCTCGCCGCAACATGTCCGCGGCAGAGCGCGAGACCTTGAGCTTCCCTGTACCGTTCTGGCCCTACGGGCAGTGGTTCGCGATCATTTTCATCTTGTTCACATTCGGCATCATGGTGTGGCTGCCGCAGTATCACATGGCGCTCGCCGTAGGCGTCGCATTCGTGGTAATCATGACTGTGCTCTACTTTGTCACCGGGCGCCCAAAGGCAGTTGCGGCAGCGCACGTCACTTACGAGATGAAGTAG
- a CDS encoding trypsin-like serine protease, translating to MKLHTSTRILSSCVAAALVALPAAPALAMQSDTFAEPSAESNAVVSVRTADDDPDTGVCTGTAIASHWVITARHCMDHLPQAGGSVRTGQGDNQKFYDVDKWMTTPKGDIALLHTSEDLGLDAYPELASDIPAAGSDATFYGWSSDGSGAGRTLPYADATVDGPTPMILFDGTDGVEATMKGGAATQPGDSGGALFSEGKVAAIASASLFMDPDNPDSAEEGVSPKVAFAPVASQADWIREQISAKEDSAETTPTENDGGTPTWMLITAGAAVVIALVVAAVARSRKRDADTAQ from the coding sequence ATGAAACTGCACACTTCCACTCGTATTCTTAGCTCCTGCGTCGCTGCCGCGCTCGTAGCACTCCCGGCAGCACCTGCATTGGCAATGCAGTCCGATACGTTCGCTGAGCCTTCGGCAGAGTCCAACGCAGTAGTCTCCGTCCGCACCGCGGACGATGACCCAGACACCGGCGTGTGCACAGGTACCGCCATTGCGTCCCACTGGGTTATTACTGCGCGCCATTGTATGGACCACCTGCCACAAGCTGGTGGGTCCGTGCGTACTGGCCAGGGTGATAACCAGAAGTTTTATGACGTCGATAAGTGGATGACCACCCCGAAAGGCGATATCGCGCTGCTGCACACCTCTGAGGACCTCGGACTCGATGCTTATCCTGAGCTTGCTAGCGATATCCCAGCTGCAGGCAGCGACGCTACTTTCTACGGCTGGTCCTCTGATGGCTCTGGTGCCGGACGCACCCTTCCGTACGCAGACGCTACCGTCGACGGCCCAACCCCGATGATTCTGTTTGACGGCACCGACGGCGTCGAAGCCACCATGAAAGGTGGGGCAGCAACCCAGCCCGGTGATTCCGGCGGCGCGCTCTTCAGTGAGGGCAAGGTCGCAGCCATCGCGTCCGCATCACTGTTTATGGATCCAGACAACCCGGACTCCGCTGAGGAAGGAGTGAGCCCGAAGGTTGCGTTTGCGCCAGTTGCTTCGCAGGCGGACTGGATCCGTGAGCAAATCTCCGCCAAGGAAGACTCGGCCGAAACGACCCCCACAGAAAATGACGGCGGTACGCCGACGTGGATGCTCATCACTGCCGGTGCCGCCGTCGTTATCGCACTGGTAGTTGCCGCAGTTGCACGCTCACGGAAGCGTGATGCTGATACTGCACAGTAG
- a CDS encoding response regulator transcription factor → MAAPPKILIVEDETLLADALGKALRREDMLVDVRYDGRSALDRLESQPIDVIVLDRDIPEVHGDDVCATVRELYPNTRVLMLTASATLEDRLQGFEIGADDYLTKPFELPELLARVKALLRRAAPETTSTLTCGDVILDRGTHQVHRSGASIALSPKEFAVLETLMRAQGHVISAEQLLEEAWDANADPFSNSIRVTISHLRRKLGQPWIVQTMPGAGYYVAEEPYQ, encoded by the coding sequence GTGGCTGCACCGCCGAAGATTTTGATCGTTGAGGACGAGACGCTGCTCGCCGATGCGTTAGGCAAAGCACTGCGCCGTGAGGACATGCTCGTTGATGTGCGTTACGACGGCCGCTCCGCGCTCGACCGCCTGGAATCACAACCGATAGATGTGATCGTGCTCGACCGAGATATCCCCGAGGTTCACGGCGACGACGTCTGTGCAACCGTCCGTGAGCTGTACCCAAACACGCGGGTGCTGATGCTCACGGCGTCCGCAACGCTCGAGGATCGTCTCCAAGGCTTCGAGATTGGGGCGGACGACTATCTGACCAAGCCGTTCGAGCTGCCCGAGTTGCTGGCTCGCGTCAAAGCCTTGTTGCGACGAGCCGCACCTGAAACAACCTCGACGCTCACGTGCGGCGACGTCATCCTCGACAGAGGCACTCACCAAGTCCACCGAAGCGGCGCGTCGATTGCGTTGTCGCCGAAAGAGTTCGCGGTGCTTGAAACGCTGATGCGAGCACAGGGGCACGTTATTTCCGCGGAGCAGCTCTTAGAAGAGGCATGGGACGCGAACGCGGACCCGTTCTCCAATTCGATTCGCGTCACTATCTCGCACTTGCGGCGCAAGCTGGGGCAGCCTTGGATTGTGCAAACAATGCCCGGCGCTGGCTACTACGTTGCGGAGGAGCCGTACCAATGA
- a CDS encoding HAMP domain-containing sensor histidine kinase → MRLSLRARTSWLFVATVFTAGLSLTAVVYLYLRLTPVPVQAVIEGVGGVPGSDGAFIDGSVPISHEVLNVMLGASLVALCVLTALAGAIGWFVAGVLLKPVRTIAATARLVSAGDLDQRFDYEGPADDVADLAHALDSMLESLAHSIAARQRFASNASHELKTPIATIQTIADVALLDPNAPAEELRDAIRDIRTVNASSAEMVTSLLNFSQAEAKVLEARDINISELITTVASSAEGIDATIEPDIHVLGDVVLLRHAIQNLIENARIHGVDGTVQVRVCRTGSGDGVEVGVVNDGDVLDPATVSQLVEPFSRANARVAGARPGHGLGLALVDTIARAHHGELELEARSAEVGGGLVARMTLPVANRKITAGWRTVGKQ, encoded by the coding sequence ATGAGGCTTTCACTTCGCGCGCGTACGTCGTGGTTGTTCGTGGCAACGGTTTTTACCGCAGGGCTGAGTTTGACTGCGGTGGTGTACCTCTACCTGCGCCTGACTCCGGTACCTGTGCAAGCTGTCATCGAGGGCGTCGGGGGCGTTCCCGGCAGTGACGGAGCATTTATTGATGGCTCCGTGCCCATCTCACACGAGGTGCTCAACGTGATGCTCGGCGCCTCGCTCGTCGCGCTGTGCGTGCTGACGGCGCTCGCCGGCGCCATCGGTTGGTTCGTCGCGGGTGTGTTGCTCAAACCCGTACGTACCATCGCGGCGACTGCACGTCTGGTCTCTGCTGGCGATCTTGATCAGCGGTTCGACTACGAAGGCCCCGCTGACGATGTCGCTGACCTCGCGCACGCACTCGACTCGATGCTGGAGTCCCTCGCGCACTCCATCGCGGCACGGCAACGCTTTGCATCAAACGCGTCCCATGAGCTGAAAACCCCGATCGCTACCATTCAGACCATCGCAGATGTCGCGCTACTAGACCCGAATGCACCTGCAGAGGAGCTACGCGACGCCATCCGCGACATCCGCACCGTGAATGCGTCGTCTGCGGAGATGGTCACGTCGCTGCTGAACTTCAGCCAGGCCGAGGCCAAAGTACTCGAGGCGCGCGACATTAACATCTCAGAGCTCATTACCACTGTCGCCTCGAGCGCCGAAGGTATCGACGCCACCATCGAGCCAGACATTCACGTCCTCGGCGACGTCGTGCTATTGCGCCACGCGATCCAAAACCTCATCGAGAATGCTCGTATCCACGGCGTGGACGGGACTGTGCAGGTGCGTGTTTGCCGGACTGGATCCGGTGATGGGGTCGAAGTGGGCGTCGTCAATGATGGGGACGTGTTGGACCCTGCCACAGTCAGCCAGCTCGTAGAGCCATTTAGCAGGGCGAATGCGCGCGTTGCTGGTGCGCGTCCGGGGCACGGACTAGGGCTGGCGCTGGTTGATACGATTGCGCGTGCGCACCACGGGGAGTTGGAGCTCGAGGCGCGAAGCGCTGAAGTTGGTGGCGGACTCGTGGCGCGGATGACATTGCCAGTGGCGAATAGGAAAATCACTGCAGGGTGGCGTACTGTGGGGAAACAATGA
- a CDS encoding DEAD/DEAH box helicase: MITSENATGGEKEPDMNVSENQENPQDVAADAAREDTRDAGVSEETGAAQDAANAETNETEQILSLADVVGGDVADLAGSEADEATEADETAEEPVNGFENLNLPEEVVDAVKKVGFEQPSAIQAETIPLLMEGRDVVGLAQTGTGKTAAFALPILSRINRKERYPQALILAPTRELALQVSDSFQSFADHLGGISVLPIYGGQAYGIQLSGLRRGAQIIVGTPGRVIDHLEKGSLDISNLRFLVLDEADEMLNMGFQEDVERILEDTPEEKQVALFSATMPNAIRRISKQYLDNPTEVTVKSKTRTNTNITQRYLFTAHRNKLDAITRILEVTEFEAMIVFVRTKQETEELAEKLRARGFSAAAINGDIAQQQRERTVDQLRDGRLDILVATDVAARGLDVERISHVLNYDIPNDTESYVHRIGRTGRAGRTGEAILFVTPRERRMLRSIERVTNATIEEMDLPTVDEVNESRKTKFMDSITESLEASEVQVFRSMVREYSAANNVPMDDIAAALATQALAGDEFLMKEPPKDRRDRRDRDRWDRDDRRGRGRDRDDRRGGRSRFDHDSENFDTYRLDVGKRQHVRPGAIVGALANEGGLSSKDFGRITIGGDFTLVELPKNLDSAVLDRLTDTRISGQLINIQRDHGAPPRGRGGRGRGGYDRDDRRGGRGRGRGGYDRDDRRGGRGRGRGGYDRDDRRGGRGHDRNWD; encoded by the coding sequence ATGATCACTTCCGAAAACGCCACCGGCGGCGAGAAAGAGCCGGATATGAATGTGTCGGAAAATCAGGAAAACCCGCAGGATGTCGCAGCGGATGCTGCACGTGAGGACACCAGGGATGCGGGAGTTTCTGAGGAAACCGGCGCTGCGCAAGACGCAGCCAATGCCGAAACTAATGAGACTGAGCAGATTTTGAGCCTTGCCGACGTCGTCGGTGGCGACGTGGCGGACCTCGCTGGGAGCGAGGCGGACGAGGCCACAGAGGCAGACGAGACCGCTGAAGAGCCAGTGAACGGGTTCGAGAACCTGAATCTGCCTGAAGAAGTCGTGGATGCCGTGAAGAAGGTTGGCTTTGAGCAGCCATCCGCGATTCAGGCTGAAACCATTCCACTGTTGATGGAAGGCCGCGACGTTGTCGGCCTTGCGCAAACGGGTACCGGTAAGACGGCCGCGTTCGCGCTGCCGATCCTTTCGCGGATCAACCGCAAGGAGCGCTACCCGCAGGCACTGATCCTCGCGCCTACACGTGAGCTTGCGCTGCAGGTATCAGACTCCTTCCAGTCGTTTGCAGACCACCTTGGCGGGATCTCCGTGCTTCCGATTTACGGTGGCCAGGCATACGGTATCCAGTTGTCCGGTCTGCGCCGCGGTGCCCAGATCATCGTGGGTACTCCGGGCCGCGTCATCGATCACTTGGAGAAGGGTTCGTTGGACATTTCCAACCTGCGCTTCCTTGTCCTCGATGAGGCAGACGAGATGCTGAACATGGGCTTCCAGGAAGACGTGGAACGCATCTTGGAGGACACACCGGAAGAGAAGCAGGTTGCGCTGTTCTCTGCGACGATGCCGAACGCTATTCGCCGTATCTCGAAGCAGTACCTCGACAACCCGACTGAAGTCACGGTGAAGTCGAAGACGCGCACCAATACGAACATCACCCAGCGTTACCTGTTCACGGCGCACCGCAACAAGCTCGATGCGATCACCCGAATCCTTGAAGTCACTGAGTTTGAGGCAATGATTGTCTTCGTGCGTACGAAGCAGGAGACTGAGGAGCTGGCTGAGAAGTTGCGTGCCCGCGGGTTCTCCGCAGCTGCGATCAACGGCGACATCGCTCAGCAGCAGCGTGAGCGTACCGTTGATCAGCTTCGCGACGGCCGCCTTGACATCCTGGTCGCTACCGATGTCGCTGCTCGTGGCCTGGACGTTGAGCGCATCAGCCACGTGCTGAACTACGACATCCCGAATGACACCGAGTCATACGTGCACCGCATTGGTCGCACCGGGCGTGCAGGCCGTACAGGTGAGGCGATCCTCTTTGTCACTCCGCGTGAGCGTCGCATGCTGCGCTCCATTGAGCGCGTAACCAACGCGACCATCGAAGAGATGGATCTGCCGACGGTCGACGAGGTCAACGAGAGCCGCAAGACGAAGTTTATGGACTCCATCACCGAGTCGCTCGAGGCGAGCGAGGTGCAGGTGTTTAGGTCCATGGTCCGCGAATACTCCGCTGCCAACAACGTGCCGATGGACGACATCGCCGCCGCTTTGGCAACGCAGGCTTTGGCGGGTGACGAGTTCCTGATGAAGGAGCCGCCGAAGGACCGCCGCGATCGGCGGGACCGTGATCGGTGGGATCGCGACGACCGCCGTGGCCGCGGGCGTGACCGTGATGACCGTCGTGGAGGCCGCAGCCGCTTCGACCACGATTCGGAGAACTTCGACACCTACCGCCTGGATGTTGGCAAGCGCCAGCATGTTCGCCCGGGTGCAATCGTTGGTGCGCTCGCCAACGAGGGGGGCTTGAGCTCCAAGGACTTTGGTCGCATCACTATCGGTGGGGACTTCACCCTGGTTGAGCTGCCGAAGAACCTGGACAGCGCGGTCCTTGATCGTTTGACGGATACCCGTATTTCCGGTCAGCTGATCAATATTCAGCGTGATCACGGTGCACCTCCGCGCGGACGCGGCGGGCGCGGGCGCGGTGGATACGACCGCGATGATCGCCGCGGTGGCCGCGGGCGCGGGCGTGGCGGTTACGACCGCGATGATCGCCGCGGTGGCCGCGGGCGGGGACGTGGCGGTTACGACCGCGACGATCGCCGCGGTGGCCGCGGGCATGACCGCAACTGGGACTAA
- a CDS encoding trypsin-like serine protease, translated as MKLNRRLLTLGWALVLGAGVVTNLPTAQAQNLQRVEQGGAVMVEGGGYCTVGFNEPSRRRSLVAAHCGPDGARVRIVDHNARVASPQLGTLYRSKAYDGRLGNDWAAIQWDAPVQIGGNQFSGDAWVNPNTIAVGERVCYFGQTSNRPTGAPTCGRFGGAEGNTFFVEAPMTRPGDSGGPLWIPGRGFVGVVSSQWVAQKVPLLGSRDLVVGVHATDGPRVAESRLLGLYAQNLMMPASGSAVGPAADAVRGAVTDGFSALAGFLPGVVNYS; from the coding sequence ATGAAGTTGAATCGCCGTTTGCTCACGCTGGGATGGGCGCTTGTACTCGGAGCGGGCGTCGTAACGAACTTGCCGACTGCGCAGGCACAGAACCTGCAGCGAGTAGAGCAGGGCGGAGCCGTGATGGTTGAAGGCGGCGGTTACTGCACCGTCGGATTCAATGAACCGTCTCGCAGGCGAAGCCTGGTTGCGGCGCACTGTGGACCGGACGGTGCGCGTGTGCGCATCGTCGACCACAACGCGAGGGTTGCTTCGCCACAGCTCGGCACCCTGTATCGTTCGAAGGCGTACGATGGCCGCCTTGGCAATGACTGGGCCGCTATCCAGTGGGACGCGCCGGTGCAGATCGGCGGCAACCAGTTCTCCGGTGACGCGTGGGTAAACCCAAACACTATCGCCGTCGGTGAGCGCGTGTGCTACTTCGGGCAAACATCGAACCGGCCGACGGGCGCCCCCACGTGTGGTCGCTTCGGCGGAGCAGAAGGAAATACGTTCTTCGTCGAAGCGCCGATGACCCGTCCCGGCGACTCCGGTGGCCCGCTGTGGATTCCGGGCCGCGGATTTGTTGGCGTTGTTTCTTCGCAGTGGGTTGCACAAAAGGTACCGCTGCTGGGCTCGCGCGACCTGGTAGTTGGCGTGCACGCTACTGATGGGCCTCGCGTCGCTGAGTCACGCTTGTTGGGCCTGTATGCGCAGAACCTCATGATGCCGGCTTCGGGCTCGGCCGTTGGCCCGGCTGCTGATGCGGTTCGTGGCGCTGTGACTGACGGGTTCAGTGCACTCGCAGGGTTCCTACCAGGCGTAGTGAATTACAGCTAG
- a CDS encoding trypsin-like serine protease — protein MLTRKFISSLAVAACSTAVLVPSATAAPIQPTQGDAISTGYSSCTLGFNDHEAGVSYTAAHCGRDGDRILLVDRKTSRPLSKDIGTLRISPGYDRQYSNDFAWIEWDRGVTMGENIYSGDIKADATSIKRGAKTCYHGETSHTGTNDVTCGKFHRAARGGGGFSATIRSPKSGDSGGPIWIEEQDGAKKFAGVISIGPAFENSTYTRINGIKIDGKDWLWGAPIAQGKAVSQSEASDLVFGAAGINEAGLYDRLLSSDKSSERDSSSKSESSSDMTPGEIAAIVVPIVLALLSLASSIKF, from the coding sequence ATGTTGACAAGGAAATTCATATCTTCGCTGGCCGTCGCAGCATGCTCGACTGCAGTCCTCGTGCCAAGCGCTACCGCGGCACCAATCCAGCCGACCCAGGGTGATGCTATTAGCACTGGATATAGTTCATGCACGCTAGGCTTTAACGACCACGAAGCCGGAGTCAGCTACACCGCAGCGCACTGTGGACGCGATGGCGACAGGATCTTGTTGGTCGACCGAAAAACGAGCCGTCCGTTGTCGAAAGACATTGGGACATTGCGTATTTCACCAGGCTACGACCGGCAGTACTCGAACGACTTCGCCTGGATCGAGTGGGACCGGGGCGTCACGATGGGCGAGAACATCTACTCAGGTGACATCAAAGCGGATGCCACTTCCATCAAGCGGGGTGCGAAGACGTGCTACCACGGGGAAACATCCCATACGGGGACAAACGATGTCACGTGCGGGAAGTTCCACCGCGCTGCGCGTGGTGGAGGCGGGTTTTCTGCCACGATACGGTCACCAAAGTCAGGCGATTCCGGTGGACCGATCTGGATCGAAGAACAGGACGGGGCAAAGAAATTCGCTGGTGTCATTTCTATAGGTCCTGCGTTCGAAAACTCCACCTACACTCGGATCAATGGCATAAAGATTGACGGGAAAGACTGGCTCTGGGGAGCACCAATCGCTCAAGGAAAGGCAGTCAGCCAGTCCGAGGCGTCGGACCTGGTTTTTGGAGCTGCTGGCATAAATGAAGCCGGTCTCTATGACCGGCTGCTGTCCTCTGATAAGAGCTCGGAGCGGGACTCCTCGTCGAAGTCCGAAAGCTCCAGCGATATGACACCGGGTGAGATTGCCGCGATCGTTGTTCCGATCGTGTTGGCGTTGCTTAGCCTGGCGTCGTCGATAAAGTTCTAG
- a CDS encoding DUF2269 family protein translates to MTTLLTFLHVAAAILLLGPIVVSTSMFPRQAAEAQAGDAAAAGRASILYRISRTYGIASSLVPLLGVAILFGDWAAYKTNYFLHTSIVLAVIAWALLLFVVIPTQRKMVGTLGELEPAEADPADVTANFEKSKAKASAFAGVFNLLWFIVLVLMFLPAPTV, encoded by the coding sequence ATGACTACTCTGTTAACTTTCCTTCACGTCGCAGCCGCCATCTTGCTGCTGGGCCCGATCGTCGTATCCACCTCGATGTTCCCGCGCCAGGCCGCCGAAGCACAGGCGGGCGATGCGGCCGCTGCCGGTCGCGCGTCGATCCTGTACCGCATCTCGCGCACTTACGGCATCGCGTCATCACTCGTTCCGCTGCTCGGTGTCGCCATCCTCTTCGGCGACTGGGCTGCGTACAAGACGAACTACTTCCTGCACACCTCTATCGTGTTGGCAGTCATCGCCTGGGCACTGCTGCTTTTCGTGGTCATCCCGACCCAGCGCAAGATGGTCGGTACACTCGGTGAGCTGGAGCCAGCCGAGGCCGACCCAGCCGATGTCACCGCGAACTTTGAAAAGTCGAAAGCTAAGGCTTCCGCGTTCGCTGGTGTCTTTAACCTTTTGTGGTTCATCGTGTTGGTGCTGATGTTCTTGCCAGCACCAACTGTGTAG